One window of Verrucomicrobiia bacterium genomic DNA carries:
- a CDS encoding polyprenyl synthetase family protein: protein MSQTITLEEIYLPVEKQLAAVPDTILDILSTRNDLTEAVVRYFFSAKGKLLRPALTLLGAAVKSSASGPEKSATRLGSAFEIFHSATLIHDDIIDAAHLRRNLETVHLKWSPQVAVLVGDYLHDQAIKAVFETHNQSIVALFLKTAGEVCDGEIHELKERNNFRLTEDEYLEIIDKKTASLLACSAAGGGLLAGASEKESQALQNFGRYFGISFQIVDDCLDLTGNEDEFGKTLGADLAAGVLTLPLIYLLSVSGGKKREAAEQIFRSPMTPESLQALTGMLREEGAIQYAMKRAREFSDKARQELAVFEEGPARRSLDRLLDYVLERNR from the coding sequence ATGAGCCAGACCATCACCCTCGAAGAAATCTATCTCCCGGTGGAGAAACAGCTTGCCGCGGTTCCCGACACCATCCTCGACATCCTTTCCACCCGCAACGACCTGACCGAGGCTGTCGTCCGTTATTTCTTTTCCGCCAAGGGAAAACTGCTGCGTCCCGCGCTCACGCTGCTCGGCGCCGCCGTGAAAAGCAGCGCGTCCGGACCCGAAAAAAGCGCGACGCGGCTGGGCTCGGCCTTCGAGATCTTTCACAGCGCCACGCTCATCCACGACGACATCATCGACGCCGCGCATCTGCGCCGCAACCTCGAGACCGTGCACCTGAAATGGTCGCCGCAGGTGGCGGTGCTGGTCGGCGATTATCTCCACGATCAGGCCATCAAGGCCGTTTTCGAGACGCACAATCAAAGTATCGTCGCGCTTTTCCTGAAGACCGCCGGGGAAGTCTGCGACGGCGAGATCCACGAGCTGAAGGAGCGTAACAATTTCCGGCTCACCGAAGACGAATACCTCGAAATCATCGACAAGAAAACAGCGTCGCTTCTCGCGTGCTCGGCGGCGGGCGGCGGTTTGCTCGCCGGCGCTTCCGAAAAAGAATCGCAGGCGCTGCAGAATTTCGGGCGCTATTTCGGCATTTCGTTCCAGATCGTGGACGACTGCCTGGACCTGACCGGCAACGAAGACGAGTTCGGAAAAACGCTCGGCGCGGATCTCGCGGCCGGCGTGCTCACGCTGCCGCTCATTTACCTGCTTTCGGTTTCCGGCGGCAAGAAGCGCGAAGCCGCGGAGCAGATTTTCCGTTCGCCCATGACGCCCGAAAGCCTGCAGGCCTTGACCGGCATGCTTCGCGAAGAAGGCGCCATCCAGTACGCCATGAAGCGCGCCCGCGAATTCAGCGACAAGGCGCGCCAGGAGCTGGCGGTTTTCGAAGAAGGTCCCGCGCGCCGCAGCCTGGACCGCCTGCTCGATTACGTGCTGGAAAGAAACCGTTAA
- a CDS encoding pyridoxal phosphate-dependent aminotransferase encodes MRFSRRTGWATSPNRIASKLQELRERGEPFLDLTESNPTRCGFSYLDPELLEAFRDPANLTYAPDPRGLLKAREAVCAYYARKGIAVEPEQVFLTANTSEAYGFIFRLLADPGDGLLAPKPSYPLFDYLAGLHDAELIPYPLSYDGRWTVDWAPLEADIPATCKGLILVNPNNPTGNYMEGAARTRLRDFCLTRNLALVCDEVFLDYPLQSGRAPASFAGETETLTFTMSGISKILGLPQMKISWIVVSGPGPERVEALRRLEVIADTYLSAGTPPQNALPAWFRSQPAITGEILDRVRGNYAAARDEKGPLRFLAAEGGWYTVAPLPQGRHDEEWVLELLERDRVFVHPGYFFDFEGGDYAVVSLLPEPSVFREGLDRLASRLRG; translated from the coding sequence ATGAGATTTTCGCGCCGGACGGGCTGGGCCACTTCGCCCAACCGCATCGCCTCCAAGCTGCAGGAACTGCGGGAGCGCGGCGAACCGTTTCTCGACCTCACGGAATCCAACCCTACGCGCTGCGGGTTTTCTTATCTCGATCCGGAGCTTCTGGAAGCTTTCCGCGATCCCGCCAATCTCACGTACGCGCCCGACCCGCGCGGGCTTTTGAAAGCGCGGGAAGCGGTCTGCGCGTATTATGCCCGCAAAGGCATCGCGGTCGAGCCCGAGCAGGTTTTTCTCACGGCCAATACCAGTGAGGCCTATGGTTTTATTTTCCGTCTGCTTGCGGACCCCGGCGACGGTTTGCTGGCGCCCAAACCCAGCTACCCTTTGTTCGATTATCTCGCGGGCCTTCACGACGCGGAGCTGATCCCGTACCCGCTGTCTTACGACGGCCGCTGGACCGTGGACTGGGCGCCGCTCGAAGCGGATATTCCGGCAACCTGCAAGGGGCTTATCCTCGTCAATCCCAATAACCCCACGGGAAATTACATGGAAGGGGCCGCGCGTACGAGGCTGCGCGATTTTTGCCTTACGCGCAACCTGGCGCTCGTTTGTGACGAGGTATTTCTCGATTACCCGCTCCAGTCCGGCCGCGCACCGGCCAGCTTCGCGGGAGAAACCGAAACGCTCACGTTCACGATGAGCGGCATCTCCAAAATCCTGGGCCTGCCCCAGATGAAAATTTCATGGATCGTGGTCAGCGGCCCGGGGCCTGAGCGGGTCGAGGCGCTCCGCCGCCTGGAAGTGATCGCGGACACGTATTTGTCCGCGGGCACGCCGCCGCAAAACGCGCTGCCCGCATGGTTTCGTTCGCAGCCCGCCATCACCGGCGAAATCCTGGACCGCGTGCGCGGCAATTACGCGGCCGCGCGGGATGAAAAAGGCCCGCTCCGGTTTCTTGCCGCGGAAGGCGGCTGGTACACGGTCGCGCCGCTGCCCCAAGGCCGGCACGATGAGGAGTGGGTGCTGGAGCTGCTGGAAAGGGACCGCGTGTTCGTGCATCCCGGATATTTTTTCGATTTCGAAGGCGGGGATTACGCGGTGGTGAGCTTGCTGCCGGAGCCTTCGGTGTTCCGCGAGGGGCTCGACCGTCTCGCGTCGCGGCTCCGCGGCTGA
- the purN gene encoding phosphoribosylglycinamide formyltransferase, which translates to MKKIAFMASGSGSNFENIVKEIQAGRVKAQAALLICDKPGAGVLARAEKLKVPAVLVDRKAFASKEEFEAEIVRQFELTGIDLIVLAGYMRILSDTFVLRYWGRIINIHPSLLPAFPGAHGIKDAFEARVKETGVTVHFVDTGVDTGKIILQGKVPVAAGDTLETLEAKVHAVEYQIYPAALQLLLDGKAAAPVQP; encoded by the coding sequence TTGAAAAAAATTGCTTTCATGGCTTCCGGCAGCGGAAGCAACTTCGAGAACATCGTAAAAGAAATTCAGGCCGGGCGCGTCAAGGCCCAGGCCGCGCTGCTCATTTGCGATAAGCCGGGCGCCGGCGTTCTCGCGCGCGCGGAAAAATTGAAAGTGCCCGCGGTGCTTGTCGACCGCAAGGCCTTCGCGTCAAAAGAAGAATTCGAGGCGGAGATCGTGCGGCAGTTCGAGCTCACGGGCATCGACTTGATCGTGCTGGCCGGCTACATGCGCATCCTGTCCGACACCTTTGTGCTGCGCTACTGGGGAAGGATCATCAACATCCATCCCTCGCTTCTTCCGGCTTTTCCGGGCGCGCACGGCATCAAGGATGCGTTCGAGGCGCGTGTGAAAGAAACCGGCGTGACGGTCCATTTTGTGGACACGGGCGTGGATACCGGGAAAATCATCCTGCAGGGAAAAGTGCCGGTGGCTGCGGGGGATACGCTGGAGACGCTCGAAGCCAAAGTCCATGCGGTCGAATACCAAATTTATCCCGCGGCGCTCCAACTGCTGCTAGACGGAAAAGCCGCGGCCCCGGTCCAACCGTAA
- the rsmI gene encoding 16S rRNA (cytidine(1402)-2'-O)-methyltransferase, protein MLTIVPTPIGNMRDITLRALDALKDADCIACEDTRHSGRLLQHFEIKKPLLSFHEHSTENKRVEILDRLGRGENVALISDAGMPLISDPGFDLVRAALERGIKVEVLPGAQAAVTALVASGLAPDAFAFLGFLPQKAQKRKKEIERVSGYEETLIFYESPYRLAKSLADLFEVLGNREAAVARELTKKFEEVARGTLAQLLEKFSKREAKGEIVIVVAGAGRKKLYSAKQEDEEDQSEL, encoded by the coding sequence ATGCTGACCATTGTCCCCACGCCCATCGGCAACATGCGCGACATCACCCTGAGAGCCCTCGACGCGCTCAAAGACGCGGACTGCATTGCCTGCGAGGATACGCGGCACTCGGGACGCCTGCTCCAGCACTTCGAAATCAAGAAGCCGCTCCTCAGCTTTCACGAGCACAGTACGGAAAACAAGCGCGTGGAAATCCTGGACCGCCTGGGCCGCGGTGAAAACGTGGCGCTCATCTCCGACGCGGGCATGCCGCTCATTTCCGATCCGGGCTTTGATCTCGTGCGCGCGGCGCTGGAGCGGGGGATCAAGGTCGAAGTGCTGCCGGGCGCGCAGGCCGCGGTGACCGCGCTTGTGGCGAGCGGGCTCGCGCCGGACGCCTTCGCGTTCCTTGGCTTCCTGCCGCAAAAGGCGCAGAAGCGCAAAAAAGAAATCGAACGCGTTTCGGGCTATGAAGAGACGCTGATCTTTTACGAATCGCCGTACCGGCTTGCCAAATCGCTCGCGGATTTGTTCGAGGTCCTGGGTAATAGAGAGGCCGCGGTCGCGCGCGAACTGACGAAGAAGTTCGAGGAAGTGGCGCGCGGCACGCTCGCGCAGCTTTTGGAGAAATTTTCCAAGCGCGAGGCCAAGGGCGAAATCGTCATCGTCGTCGCGGGAGCGGGGCGGAAGAAATTGTATTCGGCAAAACAGGAAGACGAAGAGGACCAGAGCGAACTTTGA
- a CDS encoding FxsA family protein has protein sequence MFGRLLFVFIALPFVEMLVLIKLGEVFGFWSTLAFVLVMGFAGAAAMRIQGMRTLSRIQNELRAGRVPAEEMMDGFLIFLAGILMITPGVISDCIAILIMVPFTRKLFKQWLRRKFDEMLRSDGTSTTYRFFIGGPP, from the coding sequence ATGTTCGGAAGGCTTCTCTTTGTTTTTATCGCGCTGCCGTTCGTCGAAATGCTTGTCCTCATCAAGCTGGGCGAAGTGTTCGGGTTCTGGTCGACGCTCGCGTTTGTCCTGGTGATGGGCTTTGCCGGCGCCGCGGCCATGCGCATCCAGGGCATGCGCACGCTCTCCCGCATCCAGAACGAGCTGCGCGCGGGACGCGTCCCGGCGGAAGAAATGATGGACGGGTTTTTGATTTTTCTGGCGGGCATCCTGATGATCACGCCGGGCGTGATCTCGGACTGCATCGCGATCCTGATCATGGTGCCGTTCACGCGCAAACTCTTCAAGCAGTGGCTGCGCAGGAAATTCGACGAGATGCTGCGTTCCGACGGGACGTCCACGACGTACCGCTTTTTCATCGGCGGCCCGCCATGA
- a CDS encoding response regulator, with the protein MKRVLACLSCGSMLDREEQERGYCGRCHIPKSGAPPKPPAAPSRAAKPAAPKSEALRKLPASSPPASPPPQAPKKILIIDDEPIIVKLLSSRLQTHGYQVLTAFDGEEGYLMIKTKKPDLILSDILMPKMTGYDLVQRLKKEKDGTEKIPVLIMTAKPSMKDFFSDWEIHSFIAKPLVPEELMKKIADLLEAAELMKRKQK; encoded by the coding sequence ATGAAAAGAGTTTTGGCTTGTTTGTCCTGCGGGTCCATGCTGGACCGCGAAGAACAGGAGCGCGGCTACTGCGGCCGCTGCCATATTCCGAAGTCCGGCGCGCCCCCAAAGCCGCCTGCGGCGCCCTCGCGCGCTGCAAAGCCCGCGGCGCCGAAATCCGAGGCTCTGCGAAAGCTTCCCGCGTCTTCTCCGCCGGCCTCGCCCCCGCCGCAGGCGCCGAAAAAAATTCTGATCATCGACGACGAGCCCATCATCGTGAAGCTCCTGAGCAGCCGCCTGCAGACGCACGGCTATCAGGTGCTGACGGCCTTCGACGGCGAAGAAGGCTACCTCATGATCAAGACCAAAAAGCCCGACCTGATCCTGTCGGATATCCTCATGCCGAAGATGACCGGCTACGACCTGGTGCAGCGGCTGAAAAAAGAAAAAGACGGGACGGAAAAAATCCCGGTGCTTATCATGACGGCCAAGCCCAGCATGAAGGATTTTTTCAGCGACTGGGAAATCCACAGTTTCATCGCCAAGCCGCTGGTGCCCGAAGAGCTGATGAAGAAAATCGCGGACCTGCTCGAAGCGGCGGAACTCATGAAAAGGAAACAGAAATAA